One window of Burkholderia vietnamiensis LMG 10929 genomic DNA carries:
- a CDS encoding DUF4148 domain-containing protein, with product MKSLVQAVVVAAALVAPVVSFAQSGSALTRAQVRAELVQLQQAGYNTARGEDPHYPEAIQAATARVAEQQRAVAQAQGADASGYGAQVQGASASGSRAIGVRPASVEEMKSLYRGS from the coding sequence ATGAAGTCGCTCGTTCAAGCTGTTGTCGTTGCTGCCGCTCTCGTCGCCCCGGTCGTGTCGTTCGCTCAGTCCGGCTCGGCACTCACCCGCGCCCAGGTTCGTGCGGAACTGGTGCAACTGCAGCAGGCCGGTTACAACACCGCCCGCGGCGAAGATCCGCATTATCCGGAAGCGATCCAGGCTGCGACCGCCCGCGTCGCCGAGCAGCAGCGCGCAGTCGCGCAGGCGCAAGGCGCCGATGCGAGCGGCTACGGTGCGCAAGTGCAGGGTGCGTCGGCATCGGGTTCGCGCGCGATCGGCGTGCGTCCGGCCAGCGTTGAAGAAATGAAGTCGCTGTATCGCGGCAGCTAA
- the ubiG gene encoding bifunctional 2-polyprenyl-6-hydroxyphenol methylase/3-demethylubiquinol 3-O-methyltransferase UbiG: protein MTNADPHELQKFSDLAHRWWDPNAEFKPLHDLNPVRLGWIDSHAHLAGKRALDIGCGGGILSESMAGLGAQVKGIDLSNEALGVADLHSLESGITVDYEAIAAEAIAEREPGSYDVVTCMEMLEHVPSPAGVVSACAKLVKPGGWVFFSTLNRNLKSYLFAVIGAEYIAQMLPKGTHDYARFIRPSELAGFVRATDLHIVELKGITYHPIGKRFALSNDTDINYLVACRRGA, encoded by the coding sequence ATGACCAACGCCGATCCGCACGAACTCCAGAAATTCAGCGACCTCGCCCATCGGTGGTGGGATCCGAACGCCGAATTCAAGCCCTTGCACGACCTGAACCCGGTCCGGCTCGGCTGGATCGACTCGCATGCGCATCTGGCCGGCAAGCGCGCGCTCGATATCGGTTGCGGCGGCGGCATCCTGTCCGAATCGATGGCGGGGCTCGGCGCGCAGGTCAAAGGCATCGACCTGTCGAACGAAGCGCTCGGCGTCGCCGATCTGCACAGCCTAGAAAGCGGCATCACCGTCGATTACGAGGCGATCGCCGCCGAAGCGATCGCCGAGCGCGAGCCCGGCAGCTACGACGTCGTCACCTGCATGGAAATGCTCGAGCACGTGCCGTCGCCGGCCGGCGTCGTCTCTGCCTGCGCGAAGCTCGTGAAGCCCGGCGGCTGGGTGTTCTTCTCGACGCTGAACCGCAACCTCAAGTCGTACCTGTTCGCGGTGATCGGCGCCGAGTACATCGCGCAGATGCTGCCGAAGGGCACGCACGACTACGCGCGCTTCATCCGCCCGTCGGAACTGGCCGGTTTCGTGCGCGCGACCGATCTGCACATCGTCGAGCTCAAGGGCATCACCTATCACCCGATCGGCAAGCGCTTTGCGCTGTCGAACGACACCGACATCAACTATCTCGTCGCGTGCCGCCGCGGCGCGTAA
- the ompA gene encoding outer membrane protein OmpA translates to MNKLSKLAFIAATAVMAASASAQSVPASRQAVNDNWVNGTGEWVWMNGTNELCWRDAFWTPATANAKCDGALVAQAPQPPVAPAAAPAISSQKITYQADALFDFDKATLKPLGKQKLDELASKIEGMNTEVVVATGYTDRIGSDKYNDRLSLRRAQAVKSYLVSKGIPANKIYTEGKGKRNPVTTGCNQKNRKQLIACLAPDRRVEVEVVGTQQVQKTTVPAQ, encoded by the coding sequence ATGAATAAACTTTCAAAGCTCGCGTTCATTGCAGCTACCGCAGTTATGGCTGCATCCGCTTCGGCACAGTCGGTGCCGGCGTCGCGTCAAGCCGTCAACGACAACTGGGTGAACGGTACGGGCGAATGGGTGTGGATGAACGGCACGAACGAGCTCTGCTGGCGTGACGCGTTCTGGACGCCGGCCACCGCCAACGCAAAGTGCGATGGCGCACTGGTCGCCCAGGCACCGCAACCGCCGGTCGCTCCGGCTGCTGCACCGGCAATTTCGAGCCAGAAGATCACGTACCAAGCCGACGCGCTGTTCGACTTCGACAAGGCAACGCTCAAGCCGCTGGGCAAGCAGAAGCTGGACGAACTGGCATCGAAGATCGAGGGCATGAACACGGAAGTGGTCGTCGCCACCGGCTACACGGACCGCATCGGTTCGGACAAGTACAACGACCGTCTGTCGCTGCGCCGTGCGCAAGCAGTCAAGTCGTACCTGGTCAGCAAGGGCATCCCGGCCAACAAGATCTACACGGAAGGCAAGGGCAAGCGCAATCCGGTTACGACGGGCTGCAACCAGAAGAACCGCAAGCAACTGATCGCCTGCCTCGCACCGGACCGCCGCGTGGAAGTCGAAGTGGTCGGTACGCAGCAAGTGCAGAAGACGACCGTTCCGGCGCAGTAA
- the gyrA gene encoding DNA gyrase subunit A, translated as MDQFAKETLPTSLEEEMRRSYLDYAMSVIVGRALPDVRDGLKPVHRRVLFAMHELNNDWNRAYKKSARIVGDVIGKYHPHGDTAVYDTIVRMAQDFSLRYMLIDGQGNFGSIDGDNAAAMRYTEIRMAKIGHELLADIDKETVDFEPNYDGNETQPSVLPSRIPNLLINGSSGIAVGMATNIPPHNLNEVVDACQHLLNNPGATIDELIEIIPAPDFPTAGIIYGVAGVRDGYRTGRGRVVMRAATHFEEIDRGQRMAIIVDELPYQVNKRSLLERIAELVNEKKLEGISDIRDESDKSGMRVVIELKRGEVPEVVLNNLYKATQLQDTFGMNMVALVDGQPKLLNLKEILQCFLSHRREVLTRRTIYELRKARERGHVLEGLAVALANIDEFIEIIKAAPTPPIAKQGLMERSWDSSLVREMLARAETENAAAGGRAAYRPEGLNPAFGMQGDGLYRLSDTQAQEILQMRLQRLTGLEQDKIIGEYREVMAQIADLLDILARPERITTMIGEELTSVKAEFGDARRSKIELNATELNTEDLITPQDMVVTMSHAGYVKSQPLSEYRAQKRGGRGKQATQMKEDDWIETLFIANTHDYILCFSNRGRVYWVKVYEVPQGSRNSRGRPIVNMFPLQEGEKINVVLPVKEFSADKFVFMATSLGTVKKTPLEAFSRPMKKGIIAVGLDDGDFLIGASITDGAHDVMLFSDAGKAVRFDENDVRPMGREARGVRGMQLEDGQQVIAMLVAGSEEQTVLTATENGYGKRTPITEYTRHGRGTKGMIAIQTSERNGKVVAATLVDAEDQIMLITTAGVLIRTRVSEIREMGRATQGVTLISLDEGTKLSGLQQIAEAEEGEGEADEASDGEA; from the coding sequence ATGGATCAATTCGCCAAAGAGACCCTGCCCACCTCCCTAGAGGAGGAAATGCGCCGTTCGTATCTCGATTACGCGATGAGCGTGATCGTCGGACGTGCCCTCCCGGATGTCCGCGATGGCCTGAAGCCCGTGCACCGGCGCGTACTGTTCGCGATGCACGAACTGAACAACGACTGGAACCGCGCGTACAAGAAGTCGGCGCGTATCGTCGGTGACGTGATCGGTAAGTACCACCCGCACGGCGATACGGCGGTGTACGACACGATCGTGCGGATGGCGCAGGACTTCTCGCTGCGCTACATGCTGATCGACGGGCAGGGCAACTTCGGCTCGATCGACGGCGACAACGCCGCGGCGATGCGTTACACCGAAATTCGCATGGCGAAGATCGGGCATGAGCTGCTGGCCGACATCGACAAGGAAACGGTCGACTTCGAGCCGAACTACGACGGCAACGAAACGCAGCCGTCGGTCCTGCCGTCGCGCATTCCGAACCTGCTGATCAACGGCTCGTCGGGCATCGCGGTCGGCATGGCGACCAACATTCCGCCGCACAACCTGAACGAAGTCGTCGACGCGTGCCAGCATCTGCTGAACAACCCGGGGGCGACGATCGACGAGCTGATCGAGATCATCCCGGCGCCGGACTTCCCGACGGCCGGCATCATCTACGGCGTGGCCGGCGTACGCGACGGCTATCGCACCGGGCGCGGCCGCGTCGTGATGCGCGCGGCCACGCACTTCGAGGAGATCGACCGTGGCCAGCGGATGGCGATCATCGTCGACGAGCTCCCGTACCAGGTGAACAAGCGCTCGCTGCTCGAGCGTATCGCCGAGCTCGTCAACGAGAAGAAGCTCGAAGGCATCTCGGACATCCGCGACGAGTCCGACAAGAGCGGCATGCGTGTCGTGATCGAACTGAAGCGCGGCGAAGTGCCCGAGGTCGTGCTGAACAACCTGTACAAGGCGACGCAGCTGCAGGACACGTTCGGCATGAACATGGTCGCGCTCGTCGACGGCCAGCCGAAGCTGCTGAACCTGAAGGAAATCCTGCAGTGCTTCCTGTCGCACCGACGCGAAGTGCTGACGCGCCGCACGATCTACGAACTGCGCAAGGCTCGCGAACGCGGCCACGTGCTCGAAGGTCTCGCAGTCGCGCTCGCCAACATCGACGAATTCATCGAGATCATCAAGGCCGCGCCGACGCCGCCGATCGCGAAGCAGGGGCTGATGGAGCGGTCGTGGGATTCGTCGCTCGTGCGCGAGATGCTCGCGCGCGCCGAGACGGAGAACGCCGCGGCCGGCGGTCGCGCCGCGTATCGTCCGGAAGGGCTGAACCCGGCGTTCGGGATGCAGGGCGACGGGCTGTACCGCCTGTCCGACACGCAGGCGCAGGAAATCCTGCAGATGCGCCTGCAACGCCTGACCGGTCTCGAGCAGGACAAGATCATCGGCGAGTACCGCGAAGTGATGGCGCAGATCGCCGACCTGCTGGACATCCTCGCGCGCCCGGAGCGGATCACGACGATGATCGGCGAGGAGCTGACGTCGGTGAAGGCCGAGTTCGGCGATGCGCGCCGCTCGAAGATCGAGCTGAACGCCACCGAGCTGAACACCGAAGACCTGATCACGCCGCAGGACATGGTCGTCACGATGTCGCATGCGGGCTACGTGAAGTCGCAGCCGCTGTCCGAGTACCGCGCGCAGAAGCGCGGCGGCCGCGGCAAGCAGGCGACGCAGATGAAGGAAGACGACTGGATCGAGACGCTGTTCATCGCGAACACGCACGATTACATCCTGTGCTTCTCGAACCGCGGCCGCGTGTACTGGGTCAAGGTGTATGAAGTGCCGCAGGGCTCGCGCAACTCGCGCGGCCGCCCGATCGTCAACATGTTCCCGCTGCAGGAAGGCGAGAAGATCAACGTGGTGCTGCCGGTCAAGGAATTCTCGGCCGACAAGTTCGTGTTCATGGCGACGTCGCTCGGCACCGTGAAGAAGACGCCGCTGGAAGCATTCAGCCGCCCGATGAAGAAGGGCATCATCGCGGTCGGTCTCGATGACGGCGATTTCCTGATCGGCGCGTCGATCACCGACGGCGCCCACGACGTGATGCTGTTCTCCGATGCCGGCAAGGCCGTGCGCTTCGACGAGAACGACGTGCGTCCGATGGGCCGCGAAGCGCGCGGCGTGCGCGGCATGCAGCTCGAGGACGGCCAGCAGGTCATCGCGATGCTGGTCGCGGGCAGCGAGGAGCAGACGGTGCTCACCGCGACCGAGAACGGCTACGGCAAGCGCACCCCGATCACCGAGTACACGCGTCACGGCCGCGGCACGAAGGGGATGATCGCGATCCAGACGTCCGAGCGCAACGGCAAGGTGGTCGCCGCGACGCTCGTCGACGCCGAAGATCAGATCATGCTGATCACGACTGCCGGCGTATTGATCCGCACCCGTGTGTCCGAGATCCGCGAGATGGGACGGGCTACGCAAGGTGTTACACTCATCAGTCTTGATGAGGGCACGAAGCTCTCCGGCCTGCAGCAGATCGCTGAAGCCGAAGAGGGTGAGGGCGAAGCCGACGAGGCGTCGGACGGCGAAGCCTGA
- a CDS encoding HAD-IA family hydrolase has translation MTTSLSTERTTLDAPRLTQCDAVLFDLDGTLADTAPDLAAAVHKMQRVRGLPETPLDVLRPLASAGARGLLGGAFGIDPQTPGYDAMRDEFLANYATDICVHTALFPGIGDVLDELDARRVRWGIVTNKVMRLTAPLADLLGLAARAACIVGGDTTPHSKPHPAPLLHAAAQLTLAPERIVYVGDDLRDIQAGTAAGMATVAAAYGYCGDGAAPADWQAQHLVDTTLQLRELLRDVGL, from the coding sequence ATGACGACCTCCCTTTCGACCGAGCGCACGACGCTCGACGCACCGCGACTGACGCAGTGCGACGCCGTGCTGTTCGATCTCGACGGCACGCTCGCCGATACGGCGCCCGATCTCGCCGCCGCCGTCCACAAGATGCAGCGCGTGCGCGGCCTGCCCGAGACGCCGCTCGACGTGCTGCGGCCGCTCGCGTCGGCCGGCGCCCGCGGCCTGCTCGGCGGCGCGTTCGGCATCGATCCGCAGACGCCCGGCTACGACGCGATGCGCGACGAGTTCCTCGCCAACTATGCGACGGACATCTGCGTGCACACCGCGCTGTTTCCGGGGATCGGCGACGTGCTGGACGAACTGGACGCGCGCCGCGTGCGCTGGGGCATCGTCACCAACAAGGTGATGCGCCTCACCGCACCGCTCGCCGACCTGCTCGGCCTCGCGGCACGCGCGGCCTGCATCGTCGGAGGCGACACGACGCCGCACTCGAAGCCCCATCCGGCCCCGCTGCTGCACGCAGCCGCACAACTGACGCTCGCGCCCGAACGGATCGTCTATGTCGGCGACGACCTGCGCGACATTCAGGCCGGCACCGCGGCCGGCATGGCGACGGTCGCAGCCGCGTATGGCTACTGCGGCGACGGCGCTGCGCCGGCCGACTGGCAGGCGCAGCATCTCGTCGACACGACGCTGCAACTGCGCGAACTGCTGCGCGATGTTGGGCTATAA